One Candidatus Lernaella stagnicola DNA window includes the following coding sequences:
- the queA gene encoding tRNA preQ1(34) S-adenosylmethionine ribosyltransferase-isomerase QueA: protein MSEHDDLLSTYDFELPAAQIAQHPAARRDESRLLVVRNSGQVDHKRFRYVLDLLQNGDVLVRNDTKVLPARLIGRRETGGRAELLLLHPHADGVTWRAMVKPAKTMRAGRRMLFGKLGAEVSAKHEDGTIDVRFPVSRDDFERLLAQEGRMPLPPYIHRQDEEPPEVLAEDRERYQTVYARRDGAVAAPTAGLHFTPDLLAEIAARGVEVVDLTLHVGAGTFLPVRTERLDDHVMHAERYELSTESAAAIQTAREEGRRVVAVGTTATRVLETLGANGRPLAAAAGSTDLFIRSGHDWSVIDAMLTNFHLPKSTLLVLVCALAGTERLLAAYREAVAAQYRFFSYGDACWIERA, encoded by the coding sequence ATGAGCGAACATGACGACCTGTTATCGACCTACGATTTCGAGCTGCCCGCGGCGCAGATCGCCCAGCACCCGGCGGCGCGGCGCGACGAAAGTCGGCTGCTGGTCGTGCGAAATAGCGGCCAAGTGGACCATAAACGCTTCCGATACGTCCTCGATTTGCTGCAAAACGGCGACGTCTTAGTGCGCAACGACACCAAAGTGCTGCCCGCGCGCCTCATCGGGCGACGCGAAACGGGCGGGCGCGCCGAACTGCTGCTGCTCCACCCACATGCCGACGGCGTCACGTGGCGGGCGATGGTCAAGCCGGCCAAGACGATGCGGGCGGGTCGACGGATGCTGTTCGGCAAGCTGGGCGCGGAAGTTTCCGCGAAGCACGAGGACGGTACGATCGACGTCCGCTTTCCGGTGTCGCGGGACGATTTCGAACGCCTCCTGGCCCAGGAAGGACGCATGCCCCTGCCGCCGTACATTCACCGGCAAGACGAAGAGCCGCCAGAGGTGCTGGCCGAGGATCGCGAGCGCTACCAAACGGTGTACGCCCGGCGCGATGGGGCGGTGGCGGCGCCGACCGCGGGGCTGCATTTCACGCCCGACCTGCTCGCGGAAATTGCGGCGCGCGGGGTGGAGGTCGTCGACCTGACGCTGCACGTGGGGGCGGGCACTTTTCTGCCGGTGCGAACCGAACGTCTCGACGACCACGTCATGCACGCGGAGCGTTACGAACTGAGCACGGAATCGGCGGCGGCAATCCAGACGGCGCGGGAGGAAGGCCGGCGCGTCGTGGCGGTGGGCACGACGGCGACGCGGGTGCTCGAAACCCTCGGCGCAAACGGGCGACCGCTGGCGGCCGCGGCGGGCAGCACGGATCTGTTCATTCGCTCGGGGCATGACTGGAGCGTGATCGACGCCATGCTGACCAACTTCCATCTTCCGAAAAGCACGCTGCTCGTGTTAGTCTGCGCCCTCGCCGGCACCGAACGCTTGCTGGCGGCGTATCGCGAAGCCGTGGCGGCGCAGTACCGCTTTTTCAGCTACGGCGACGCCTGCTGGATCGAACGCGCATGA
- the tgt gene encoding tRNA guanosine(34) transglycosylase Tgt — MTHFRFELLATDGSTAARRGRMHTPHGVVDTPVFMPVGTGGSVKTLDNRDLAALDAPVVLANTYHLYLRPGHEIVRKLGGLHGFIGRDGVFLTDSGGFQVFSLSDMCKITEEGVRFASHIDGSRHLFTPELSIQVQEALGADIIMAFDECIPYPATDEYVRQSTERTLRWTERCVAAKTRADQALFGIVQGGMSEELRRFSAERTVALDLPGYALGGLSVGESKEQMMRVARFSAPMLPADKPRYVMGVGHPEDILEMIAAGVDMFDCVMPTRNARTGTLYTSSGRVNIRNAVHKDDPAPLDAECDCFTCRNHSRAYLRHLFVAREPTALRLLSIHNLTFYLSMMAAARQAITEGNFAEYVSEFRAKTGT; from the coding sequence ATGACACATTTTCGTTTCGAACTCTTGGCCACCGACGGGTCCACAGCCGCCCGCCGGGGACGCATGCACACGCCGCACGGCGTGGTGGATACTCCTGTGTTCATGCCGGTGGGTACGGGGGGCTCGGTCAAGACGCTGGACAACCGCGACCTGGCGGCTCTCGATGCGCCGGTCGTGCTGGCCAACACCTACCACCTCTACCTGCGCCCGGGTCATGAAATCGTCCGCAAACTGGGTGGATTGCACGGCTTCATCGGCCGCGACGGCGTGTTTTTGACCGATTCGGGCGGCTTCCAGGTGTTCTCGCTCTCGGACATGTGCAAGATCACCGAAGAAGGCGTGCGCTTCGCCAGCCACATCGACGGCAGCCGACACCTTTTCACGCCCGAGTTGTCCATCCAAGTACAAGAAGCTCTCGGCGCGGATATCATCATGGCCTTCGACGAGTGCATCCCGTACCCGGCCACGGATGAATACGTGCGGCAATCGACCGAGCGCACCCTTCGCTGGACGGAGCGCTGTGTTGCGGCCAAGACCCGCGCCGACCAAGCGCTGTTCGGCATCGTGCAAGGGGGCATGAGCGAAGAGTTACGCCGCTTCAGCGCCGAGCGAACCGTCGCCCTGGACCTGCCCGGATACGCGCTGGGCGGGCTTTCGGTCGGCGAAAGCAAGGAACAGATGATGCGCGTCGCCCGGTTCAGCGCCCCGATGCTGCCGGCCGACAAACCCCGCTACGTGATGGGCGTGGGGCATCCGGAGGATATTCTGGAGATGATCGCCGCGGGCGTCGACATGTTCGATTGCGTCATGCCCACGCGCAACGCGCGCACCGGCACGCTGTACACGTCGAGCGGCCGGGTGAACATCCGCAATGCGGTGCACAAGGATGATCCCGCCCCGCTGGACGCCGAGTGCGACTGCTTCACGTGCCGGAACCACTCGCGCGCTTATCTGCGGCATCTGTTTGTCGCGCGGGAGCCGACGGCGCTGCGACTTTTATCGATCCACAATCTGACTTTCTATTTGTCGATGATGGCGGCGGCCAGACAGGCCATCACCGAGGGAAACTTCGCGGAATACGTGTCCGAGTTTCGCGCCAAAACGGGAACCTAA
- the secD gene encoding protein translocase subunit SecD: MKDYRILAIVAVAVLSVVFLLPTFVPSLDGVSWYPADPIHLGLDLQGGMHVVLHVDVDKAIKDELGHVGKDSVPTALEEEKLAFANAYVNKDGDKLIVEFASIEDRTKAEAYFSKNWARFDIGAYGAEGKIGLTLSLQDEEVKFIRENAMRQAREVLNNRVDEFGVSEPEIYTQGSDQIVVRLPGVDDPERAKDLIGRTAALEFKMVNAKARYASTKELLLAEAGGKVPEGYDVYSNKASRTGQDNWYLLRIPPDLSGSYLTDARVGYDEFQNSAVDFQFNEEGSRIFADLTGKNIGKQLVILLDDVVYSAPVIRSRISSRGQITGDFTRQEALDLAIVLRAGALPVPIRIEEERTVGATLGEDSIAKGKLSFIVGGIFVLIFMVVYYRKVGIAANTALVLNVLIIMAGLAMFGATLTLPGIAGIILTVGMAVDANVIINERIREELRNGKTPKGAVNTGYQRATWTILDANITTLVAAGVLYNFGTGPIRGFAVTLAIGLIASVFTAIIVTRVIVESIATNSRETLSI; encoded by the coding sequence ATGAAAGACTATCGTATTCTGGCCATCGTGGCGGTGGCCGTTCTTTCCGTCGTCTTTTTGCTGCCGACATTCGTCCCGTCGTTGGATGGTGTTTCCTGGTATCCGGCCGATCCGATCCATCTCGGCCTGGATTTACAGGGCGGCATGCACGTCGTGTTGCACGTCGACGTCGACAAAGCCATCAAAGACGAGTTGGGGCACGTGGGCAAAGACAGCGTGCCGACGGCGTTGGAGGAAGAGAAACTGGCGTTCGCCAACGCGTACGTCAACAAAGACGGCGACAAGCTGATCGTCGAGTTCGCTTCGATCGAGGATCGGACGAAGGCGGAGGCCTATTTTTCGAAGAACTGGGCACGCTTCGACATCGGCGCGTACGGGGCGGAGGGCAAGATCGGCCTGACCCTGAGCCTGCAAGACGAAGAAGTGAAGTTCATTCGCGAAAACGCCATGCGCCAGGCGCGCGAGGTTCTCAACAACCGCGTGGACGAATTCGGCGTGTCCGAGCCGGAAATCTACACCCAGGGTTCAGATCAGATCGTCGTGCGACTGCCCGGGGTGGATGATCCGGAACGGGCCAAGGATTTGATCGGCCGTACCGCCGCGCTGGAATTCAAAATGGTCAACGCCAAGGCGCGCTACGCTTCGACCAAGGAACTTCTGTTGGCCGAAGCGGGCGGCAAAGTTCCTGAAGGTTACGACGTGTATTCGAACAAGGCCAGCCGCACGGGGCAGGATAATTGGTACTTGTTGCGCATCCCGCCGGATCTCTCCGGCTCCTACCTCACCGACGCGCGGGTGGGTTACGACGAATTCCAGAACTCCGCCGTCGATTTCCAGTTCAATGAAGAGGGGTCGCGGATTTTCGCCGACCTCACCGGCAAAAACATCGGCAAACAACTCGTGATTCTGCTCGACGATGTGGTGTACAGCGCACCGGTGATTCGTTCGCGCATTTCCAGTCGCGGACAGATCACGGGTGATTTCACGCGGCAGGAAGCGCTTGACCTGGCGATCGTGCTGCGCGCCGGCGCCCTGCCCGTGCCGATTCGAATCGAAGAGGAACGAACGGTCGGCGCGACCTTGGGTGAAGACTCCATCGCCAAAGGCAAGCTGTCGTTTATTGTCGGCGGCATTTTCGTGCTGATCTTCATGGTCGTGTACTACCGGAAAGTGGGCATCGCGGCCAATACGGCGTTGGTGTTGAACGTGCTGATAATCATGGCCGGCCTGGCGATGTTCGGCGCGACGCTGACCTTGCCGGGTATCGCGGGCATCATCCTCACGGTGGGCATGGCGGTGGACGCCAACGTGATCATCAACGAGCGCATTCGCGAAGAGTTGCGCAACGGTAAGACGCCCAAGGGCGCGGTGAACACCGGATATCAGCGCGCCACGTGGACGATTTTGGACGCCAACATCACGACGTTGGTGGCGGCGGGCGTTTTATACAACTTCGGTACGGGCCCGATTCGCGGGTTTGCGGTGACCTTGGCGATCGGCCTGATTGCCAGCGTGTTTACGGCCATCATCGTAACGCGGGTGATTGTGGAAAGTATCGCCACAAACAGCCGCGAAACCTTGAGCATATAA
- a CDS encoding FAD-dependent oxidoreductase — translation MAEKAFDIIVIGGSAAGLTAAITAHRQYPEKKVLLIRMEKQVLIPCGIPYVFGTVGTPQKNLIPDTALDKNNIELLLGEVETVDTAGHLVKLLDGAEISYERLIIATGSLPAMPPIPGFDKQNVWAVYKDVAMLEELQANLQSVKNLVIVGGGFIGVEFADECKKAGVESVTIVELLPHCLMLSFDEDFAMAAEKTLTERGIELRTGVKVEEFTGDGAVEGVRLSTGEELKADAVIMGIGAVANIKMAKASGFKLGATGAIEVNDYMITSDPHVFACGDCAEKVSFFGGRPSPLKLASIASSEARIAGANLFGIRRENIGTIGVWSTAIGDLALACAGLTERLAQQAGYDYVIGEAEGPNRHPGMMPGAKNIKVRLIFERRTGVLLGGQLMGGAAAGEVVNVVSACIQKKMTFDDIATFQIGTHPALTASPIAYQLVNAAEMAQMKTSV, via the coding sequence ATGGCCGAAAAAGCTTTTGACATCATCGTGATCGGTGGCAGCGCGGCGGGCCTTACCGCAGCGATCACCGCGCACCGCCAGTATCCGGAGAAAAAAGTCTTGTTGATCCGCATGGAGAAACAGGTCCTCATCCCCTGCGGGATTCCGTATGTATTCGGCACCGTCGGCACGCCGCAAAAGAACCTCATTCCCGATACGGCGTTGGACAAAAACAATATCGAATTGCTCCTCGGTGAAGTGGAGACCGTCGATACCGCTGGCCACCTCGTCAAGCTGCTGGACGGCGCGGAAATCAGCTACGAGCGCCTTATCATCGCCACCGGGTCGCTGCCGGCCATGCCGCCGATTCCGGGTTTCGATAAGCAAAACGTCTGGGCCGTGTACAAAGACGTCGCCATGCTCGAAGAACTGCAAGCCAACCTCCAGAGCGTGAAAAACCTGGTGATTGTCGGCGGCGGTTTCATCGGCGTGGAATTCGCCGACGAATGCAAAAAAGCCGGCGTGGAATCGGTCACGATCGTCGAATTGCTTCCGCACTGCCTGATGCTTTCCTTCGACGAAGACTTCGCCATGGCCGCTGAGAAGACGCTCACCGAACGCGGCATCGAATTGCGCACCGGCGTCAAGGTCGAAGAGTTCACCGGCGACGGGGCCGTAGAGGGCGTGCGTTTGTCCACCGGCGAAGAACTCAAGGCCGACGCGGTGATCATGGGTATCGGCGCCGTCGCCAATATCAAGATGGCGAAAGCCTCCGGGTTCAAACTCGGCGCCACCGGCGCCATCGAAGTGAACGACTACATGATAACTTCCGACCCGCACGTGTTCGCCTGCGGCGATTGCGCCGAGAAGGTTTCATTCTTCGGTGGCCGTCCCTCGCCGCTCAAGCTGGCGTCGATCGCTTCCTCCGAAGCGCGCATTGCCGGCGCCAACCTCTTCGGCATTCGGCGTGAGAACATCGGCACGATCGGCGTGTGGTCGACGGCCATCGGCGATCTCGCCCTGGCCTGCGCGGGACTGACCGAACGTTTGGCTCAGCAAGCCGGCTACGACTACGTAATCGGCGAAGCCGAGGGCCCGAATCGGCACCCCGGCATGATGCCCGGCGCGAAGAACATCAAGGTCAGGTTGATTTTCGAGCGGCGCACCGGCGTGTTGCTCGGCGGCCAGTTGATGGGCGGCGCCGCGGCCGGTGAAGTGGTCAATGTGGTGAGCGCCTGCATCCAAAAGAAGATGACCTTCGACGACATCGCCACGTTCCAAATCGGCACGCACCCGGCGCTGACGGCTTCGCCGATCGCCTACCAATTGGTCAACGCGGCCGAAATGGCCCAGATGAAAACTTCCGTCTGA
- the yajC gene encoding preprotein translocase subunit YajC, translated as MFANIAYAMGGGGGGAEGQPDMFTSLIPIILIGIIFYFFLIRPQSKRQKEHQSLLSELKRGDEVVTTGGVIGRIHSVTDTVITLEVAQNMRIRVLKGQIAGLHTAESKQQDS; from the coding sequence ATGTTTGCTAACATCGCCTACGCGATGGGCGGCGGCGGCGGCGGGGCCGAAGGCCAGCCGGACATGTTCACGTCGCTGATTCCGATCATCTTGATCGGCATCATCTTCTACTTTTTCCTGATCCGGCCACAGAGCAAGCGGCAAAAAGAGCACCAGAGTCTGCTTTCCGAGCTCAAGCGCGGCGACGAAGTTGTGACCACCGGTGGCGTAATCGGTCGCATTCACAGTGTAACCGACACGGTTATCACGCTCGAAGTGGCGCAAAACATGCGGATTCGGGTTCTGAAGGGACAGATCGCCGGCCTACATACGGCCGAATCTAAACAACAGGATAGCTGA
- a CDS encoding nodulation protein NfeD, producing MRKARTILFTAFLILGLALWALAQVAAPGTPVVHVLTVDGAINPGSADYIIRAVETATAAGAAALLIEIDTPGGLVDSTQDIVKAMLDADVPIITYVTPPGAHAGSAGVMITLAGHVAAMAPSTRIGAASPVSMTGEMDETMRAKATNDIVGFVEAIAKKRGRNVEWAKKAVTEAAVVTDDEALKQKVVDLIAKDVDELLALADGMEIVLGHDKKHTLALAGATLDRRSMTWKQKLVFYLADPNLVYLFMIIGMLGLYAEFSNPGMILPGVVGVISLVLFAVSTQILPINTVGLLLIVAGIVLFILEFKFTSFGALTAGGVVLLIVGSLFLFENTPDKVFPAAEFQLQASLGVILPTAIAMGLFTLFVAYKVIRGQVQKGRTGQEGIVGETGTAASEIARKGKVLVQGVYWEAENAAAAPIPAGAEIRVVAADGLRLKVAMLNETKES from the coding sequence TTGCGCAAAGCACGGACAATTCTATTTACCGCGTTTCTGATCTTAGGCCTGGCCTTGTGGGCGCTGGCTCAAGTTGCGGCGCCCGGTACGCCGGTGGTGCACGTACTGACCGTAGACGGCGCGATCAATCCCGGCAGCGCGGACTACATCATTCGCGCCGTCGAAACCGCGACCGCCGCCGGCGCCGCCGCCCTGCTGATTGAAATCGATACGCCTGGGGGCTTAGTCGACTCCACGCAGGACATCGTCAAGGCCATGCTTGATGCCGACGTGCCCATCATCACCTATGTAACCCCGCCCGGCGCCCACGCCGGCAGCGCGGGCGTTATGATCACCCTGGCCGGTCACGTGGCGGCCATGGCACCTTCCACCCGCATCGGCGCGGCGAGCCCCGTGTCGATGACCGGCGAGATGGACGAAACCATGCGCGCCAAAGCGACCAACGACATCGTCGGCTTCGTCGAGGCGATTGCCAAAAAGCGCGGTCGCAACGTGGAATGGGCCAAGAAAGCCGTCACCGAAGCCGCCGTGGTCACCGACGACGAAGCGCTCAAGCAAAAAGTCGTCGACCTGATCGCCAAGGACGTGGACGAACTGCTTGCCCTCGCCGACGGGATGGAAATCGTGCTCGGCCACGACAAGAAACACACCCTCGCTTTGGCCGGGGCGACGTTGGACCGCCGGTCGATGACCTGGAAGCAGAAACTGGTGTTCTACTTGGCCGATCCGAACCTCGTGTACCTGTTTATGATTATTGGTATGCTCGGTTTGTACGCGGAGTTCTCGAACCCGGGCATGATTCTGCCGGGCGTCGTCGGTGTGATTTCGCTGGTTCTGTTCGCGGTGAGCACGCAGATCCTGCCCATCAATACCGTGGGGCTGCTGCTGATCGTCGCAGGTATCGTCTTGTTTATCCTCGAGTTCAAGTTTACGAGCTTCGGGGCGCTCACCGCGGGAGGAGTCGTGTTGTTGATCGTCGGTTCGCTGTTCCTGTTCGAAAACACGCCGGACAAGGTGTTCCCCGCCGCCGAGTTCCAGTTGCAGGCCTCGCTCGGGGTGATTTTACCCACGGCGATCGCCATGGGGCTGTTCACGCTTTTCGTCGCCTACAAAGTCATTCGGGGACAGGTACAAAAAGGCCGCACGGGCCAGGAAGGCATCGTGGGCGAAACGGGCACCGCCGCTTCCGAGATCGCGCGGAAAGGTAAAGTGCTGGTGCAAGGGGTTTACTGGGAGGCCGAAAACGCCGCCGCCGCCCCCATACCGGCCGGTGCGGAAATTCGGGTCGTCGCTGCCGACGGCCTTCGTCTAAAAGTCGCAATGCTCAACGAAACGAAGGAGTCTTGA
- a CDS encoding response regulator, with the protein MPKILLIDDDPDFIAAHSAILSGHGYEVISAYDGEEGLAKIQSEKPDLVVLDVMMSTEYEGFDVARKIREDLKLRDLPIIILSSIHEEKKVPYRFAPDDTWLPVDLWLDKPAEPAAFIEKVQQALGTMPQQPG; encoded by the coding sequence ATGCCGAAAATTCTACTGATTGACGATGATCCCGATTTCATCGCGGCCCATTCCGCGATCCTGAGCGGTCACGGCTACGAAGTGATCAGCGCCTACGACGGCGAAGAAGGGTTGGCCAAAATCCAGTCGGAAAAACCGGATTTGGTCGTGCTCGACGTGATGATGTCCACCGAATACGAGGGCTTCGACGTGGCGCGCAAGATTCGTGAGGATCTGAAACTGCGCGACCTGCCGATCATCATCCTGAGCAGCATTCACGAAGAAAAGAAAGTGCCCTACCGCTTCGCGCCGGACGACACGTGGCTGCCGGTCGACCTGTGGCTGGACAAGCCCGCCGAGCCCGCGGCGTTTATCGAAAAGGTGCAACAAGCCCTGGGCACCATGCCGCAGCAACCGGGTTGA
- a CDS encoding slipin family protein: MASPFVMGLLIVIGMAALVLLSGVRILNEYERGVIFRFGRIAASKQPGLRWIIPFVDRMVRISTRIIATDVPPQDIITKDNVSVKVNAVIYFKVMEPIKAVIEVENYLYATSQFSQTTLRSVLGQSELDELLSERDKINMELQAVIDKHTDPWGVKVTAVEVKHVDLPHEMQRAMARQAEAERERRAKVIAAEGEYQAATKLNEAAQILGENPMSLQLRYLQTLREVATENNSTTLFPIPIDLLTPFMKTLASAAEK; this comes from the coding sequence ATGGCATCGCCGTTTGTAATGGGTTTATTGATCGTTATCGGCATGGCCGCGCTGGTTTTGCTGTCGGGCGTCCGGATTCTCAACGAATACGAACGCGGCGTGATTTTCCGCTTCGGTCGCATCGCGGCATCCAAACAGCCGGGCCTGCGATGGATCATTCCTTTCGTCGACCGCATGGTACGCATCTCCACGCGCATCATCGCCACGGATGTGCCGCCGCAGGACATTATTACCAAAGACAATGTGTCGGTGAAAGTGAACGCGGTGATCTACTTCAAGGTGATGGAACCAATCAAGGCGGTCATCGAAGTGGAAAACTATTTGTACGCCACCAGCCAGTTCAGCCAAACGACGCTGCGTTCGGTGCTGGGTCAAAGCGAACTGGATGAACTGCTTTCCGAACGCGACAAGATCAACATGGAACTGCAAGCCGTCATCGACAAACACACCGATCCCTGGGGCGTCAAAGTCACCGCCGTGGAAGTCAAACACGTCGACCTGCCCCACGAAATGCAGCGCGCCATGGCCCGTCAGGCCGAAGCCGAGCGCGAGCGACGCGCCAAAGTCATCGCCGCCGAAGGCGAATATCAAGCCGCCACGAAGCTCAATGAAGCCGCGCAGATTCTCGGCGAGAATCCGATGTCGCTGCAATTGCGCTACCTGCAAACCCTGCGGGAAGTGGCCACCGAGAACAATTCGACGACCTTGTTCCCGATTCCGATCGATTTGCTCACGCCGTTTATGAAGACCCTGGCAAGCGCGGCCGAGAAATAG
- a CDS encoding sensor domain-containing diguanylate cyclase, translating to MAEKTSEGTRIREAEQNARIAELEAEVERLRRLNKDLSERTLELFSLFELAYSLGGARFDRLHDGTLDFIGELMGIDLFSLMLYDNEEGVLRIKAALGLSDEVRENFSVRPPEGIAGYVFASAQAMYVPDVDVEPRYKQLQDHGVDEGSLLAIPLLDDDHSPFGVLNISKPEKNAFSESDQGLYSTVALQIATMIQNYTTYRQLKELSLTDELTGVGNRRHFFQTLEDEHMRHKRSALPYTLLLIDVDYFKQFNDTHGHLEGDIALVELAQIFRSRCRNSDLVARYGGEEFAVCAVRTSKQDAFNLAQALRRGVDENIFRLRDGSSASQLSITIGVASFPEDGRTYQDVLEHADQALYFGKSRGRNTVIAYPVPLPEGSQARGAKGDTPGRRGKVDA from the coding sequence ATGGCCGAAAAGACATCTGAGGGTACCCGCATCCGCGAGGCCGAACAGAACGCCCGCATTGCGGAACTGGAAGCGGAAGTCGAGCGCTTACGCCGACTCAACAAGGACCTGTCGGAACGAACGCTCGAACTTTTCAGCCTCTTTGAACTTGCCTACTCGCTGGGCGGCGCGCGTTTTGATCGCCTGCACGACGGAACGCTGGATTTCATCGGCGAATTGATGGGCATCGATCTGTTTAGCCTGATGCTCTACGACAACGAAGAAGGCGTGCTGCGCATCAAAGCCGCCCTGGGCCTTTCCGATGAAGTCCGCGAAAACTTTTCCGTGCGGCCGCCGGAGGGAATCGCCGGGTATGTGTTTGCCAGCGCGCAGGCGATGTATGTGCCCGATGTCGATGTCGAACCGCGATACAAGCAGTTGCAGGACCACGGCGTCGACGAGGGGAGTTTGTTGGCGATTCCCTTGCTCGATGACGATCATTCGCCCTTCGGCGTGCTCAACATTTCCAAGCCGGAAAAAAACGCGTTCTCCGAAAGCGATCAGGGGTTATACAGCACCGTCGCACTGCAAATCGCGACGATGATCCAAAACTACACGACCTACCGCCAACTCAAAGAACTGTCCCTGACCGACGAACTGACCGGCGTGGGCAACCGGAGGCACTTTTTCCAAACCCTGGAAGACGAGCATATGCGGCATAAACGCTCCGCGTTGCCGTATACGCTTCTCCTGATCGACGTCGATTATTTCAAGCAATTCAACGACACCCACGGCCATTTGGAAGGCGACATCGCACTGGTGGAGTTGGCGCAGATATTCCGTTCCCGTTGCCGAAATTCCGACCTTGTGGCGCGCTACGGCGGCGAGGAATTCGCCGTCTGCGCCGTACGCACGTCGAAACAAGACGCCTTCAATCTAGCGCAGGCGCTGCGGCGCGGCGTGGACGAAAACATCTTTCGATTGCGCGATGGATCGTCCGCGTCGCAGCTTTCGATCACCATCGGCGTGGCGAGCTTTCCCGAAGACGGCCGTACCTACCAAGACGTGCTCGAGCACGCCGATCAGGCGCTGTACTTCGGCAAGTCACGTGGCCGCAACACGGTGATCGCCTATCCGGTGCCGCTGCCTGAAGGGTCCCAAGCCCGTGGCGCCAAAGGAGACACGCCCGGCCGCCGCGGCAAGGTTGACGCTTGA
- a CDS encoding uracil-DNA glycosylase, which yields MNDNDDLLSEKLAALAESLMALKGLGRQLTADQQKLVELAHAQPRLRPTMAPAESDAAAPATAPPPREISDAAAAERQSELDRIRDLLGDCTRCKLHEGRQNIVFGAGNPGAELMFVGEGPGAEEDRQGIPFVGRAGDLLTKMIEAMGKKRGDVYIGNIVKCRPPGNRDPEADEVQACIPFLHAQIEAIQPRAIVCLGRVAMQNLLNTKVAVSKLRGQWQDFQGIPVMPTYHPAYLLRSPQAKRPTWEDLQKVIAHLNWTVPQRTKGK from the coding sequence GTGAATGATAACGACGACCTTTTGTCGGAAAAACTCGCCGCCCTGGCCGAGAGTCTCATGGCCCTCAAAGGCCTCGGGAGGCAACTGACCGCCGACCAGCAAAAACTGGTCGAGTTGGCGCACGCCCAACCGCGCCTGCGTCCCACCATGGCGCCGGCCGAATCCGATGCCGCTGCGCCGGCAACCGCGCCGCCCCCCCGCGAGATATCGGACGCGGCGGCGGCGGAACGGCAATCCGAGCTGGACCGTATCCGCGATCTTCTCGGCGATTGCACCCGCTGCAAGCTGCATGAGGGTCGCCAAAACATCGTGTTCGGCGCCGGCAATCCGGGGGCAGAGCTGATGTTCGTGGGTGAAGGCCCCGGGGCGGAAGAAGATCGTCAGGGCATACCCTTTGTGGGGCGCGCGGGCGACTTGCTGACCAAAATGATCGAAGCCATGGGCAAAAAGCGCGGCGATGTCTACATTGGTAATATCGTGAAATGCCGGCCGCCGGGCAACCGTGACCCGGAAGCCGACGAAGTGCAGGCGTGCATTCCGTTTCTGCACGCTCAAATCGAAGCGATTCAACCTCGGGCGATTGTATGTCTCGGGCGGGTGGCCATGCAAAACTTGTTGAACACCAAGGTGGCGGTCTCCAAATTGCGAGGCCAATGGCAGGATTTCCAGGGAATTCCCGTCATGCCGACCTATCACCCCGCGTATTTGCTGCGCAGCCCGCAAGCGAAGCGTCCCACGTGGGAAGATCTCCAGAAAGTTATCGCCCATCTGAACTGGACGGTCCCGCAACGCACGAAAGGAAAATGA